Genomic window (Armatimonas rosea):
TGGTCCCCCGCCCGCTATCAATTGCCTGGATCGGGGTGGTGAAGTTCAGGTCCGTGATGAAGTTCGCATTGATAATCGCTCCAGTGTTGGGGTCCAGGGCCAGGATGCGGTCGTTGCCGGAGTCAGGGACCAAGAGATAGGTCTGGGCATGGGCGATCCCGGCAAGGGTGAGCAGAGGGAGCAGGACAAGAAAGCGCTTGAGTGTTGACATGCCCGCAATAGTACTTAATTCTCTGTGGAATTAGCAAGCTCAAGCCACCTGGCGATAAGGACAAAGAATGAGTTTCGAGCAAGACCTAGCACGAGGCCGTGGCCGCGCGGTGCTTTTCCTACAAAGCGCCGACCAGGCCACTCGTGAGCGCTACCGTGAGCCGATTCTCCACGCCTGCTGCAACAACTACGCCTACGATACTCAGATTGAAGGGAGCCGTGATGCCTATCTTCTGGACATGCTGGAAGTCACCAAAGATATTGCTTGGTATACCCCCCACCTCCGTGCCGCTTTCTACGATCCCACTCTCGACACCGATCAGCTCTTTGGCCTCTGCACTCGGCTCCACCAGCGTGGGCACGCCGATTTCACGACTGACCTCTACGCTGCCGCCGAGCAACTTGCCGCACAGGGAAACTACGACTGGGACGATAAGCTGCTTGCCTTGGGAGATGCAAAAACCTGGCAGCATATTGCAGTGCTCTTGGGCACCTACCCGCTGCCCGAGGACGAGGACTGGCGTCTGGACTACCTCTACGAGGAGGCGCAGAAACTTCTCGGACGGCGTGTTGCACGTCATGCTGCGCCGCGTGACGTCATCTTTGCGATCCTTGCGCTACGGTTTCAGCGGCGACGGGAACGGAAGCGCAATAGGACCACCTATCGTGCGCCCGATCTAAGCGAGCCGATGCCAAAAAACACCGAGGCACTCAAGCGCTGGCTCATTCGTTTTCGCAATCGGCCTTTCCCCGGTGATCCTGCCGATCTGATTGCCCTCACCTACCACGAGAACCCGTATGTTACTTGGCGCGCGATGCTTGCCCTCGGAAACCTCACCGATCCACGCATCCGTACCCGTGCTCTTGAAGCTCTCGCCGACCCCGAGGAAGCACTCTACCCCGCCGCTGTCCGACTCCTCGCACGCAACACAGATGCACGTGACCTTGTGCTTCTGACAGGGCTTTTCCGCGATATACAGGCGCGCAACGAAGAAAGCCAAGTCTACACCTTTAGTGTCCACTTCCGCGACTACGCCAAAGGCAACCCTGAGCTACCACTCACACCGCTCCTGCTCAGCATCTACGAAAACACTCCTAGCTCTTTCACTCGCCGTACCTATGTTGAGCTTCTCCTGTCGCGCAACGACGCACCCCCTTGGCTCCTGACAGAGTGTCGCTACGACTGCGACGAAGAAACCCGCTCCCATGTCGCGGAGCGACTTTGAGGCCGCGGGCCAGCAGGGCAAGGCCCGGTGTCCGCCTCGTTCACGAGGTCCGGGGGCGGGGCGGGTTGTAGAGATAGAGCGTCCCGATCTGCCGGTAGCCGACCGTCGGGTAGAGCAGGGCACCGCTGTGGCTGGCGAGCAAGACACTCGCCGTCGCGCCGCAGGCTCTATCGTCGGCGAGCATCTGTGCCAGCAGGGCGCGGGCGATTCCCTGGCGGCGGTAGGCGGGGAGGACAAACATGCTATGGCACCAGCCGCATCCCGCCGCCGCGACACGGCTCACCCAGCCGACAAGCTGCGGCACGGCCGTGTCTTCGGCGATATAGCCGCGCATCGGAGGCGGGTCTTGCGTCAGAAACTCCGGGAGGAGCTGCCGTCGCCCTGCCGCCTTGGTGAGCGCATCGAGCTGCTCGGGGGTGGTCACCGGGCTCACCGGAAACGGTGTGGTGTGCGTGGGCAGGGCGGCGAGGTCATGGACAAAGAACGGCTCCGTGGAGCCCAGGCGGTAGCCCAGCGCCTTGAACTCCGCGCGCATCGCTCTATCGTCGGTGCCCTCGGGGAGCAAGTAGCAGATGAGGTAGCGTCCCTGAGCGTGTGCCTGCGCGAGCCGATCCACTTCCAGGGGGGGGAGCTCCCAGGCGATCAGCTCCTCGTTGCGGTAAGGGTCTCGGGGACGCTTGCGGGGCGCATCGTGGAGCCGCCAGAGGCTTGGGCCGAGGCGCTCGGCGACAAACGGGTGCGTGAAGCTCCGCGTGACACAGAAGCCCTCCACAAAGACCTCAACCGCCTGCTCCAGGGAGAGCTTACTTGGTGACATTGAGGGTCAGGGGGGGGGCGGCGTGCGGGGAGAAGCGCAGCTCATCGACCACGGAGCGGGCGAGCAGGGTAAGGCGCACCTCACCGATCGCGGCAGTTCCCTCGGCTTTAAAGACCAGCTTGTGCTCGGACTGCTTCTCAGGGACCTCGGGGTTGGTGACACTCACCCCGGCGGGAAGCCCCGTGACAATCAGCGGAACCTTGGCATCGAAGCCCGGCTTGCGGGTCAGCTTGACCACGAGC
Coding sequences:
- a CDS encoding HEAT repeat domain-containing protein is translated as MSFEQDLARGRGRAVLFLQSADQATRERYREPILHACCNNYAYDTQIEGSRDAYLLDMLEVTKDIAWYTPHLRAAFYDPTLDTDQLFGLCTRLHQRGHADFTTDLYAAAEQLAAQGNYDWDDKLLALGDAKTWQHIAVLLGTYPLPEDEDWRLDYLYEEAQKLLGRRVARHAAPRDVIFAILALRFQRRRERKRNRTTYRAPDLSEPMPKNTEALKRWLIRFRNRPFPGDPADLIALTYHENPYVTWRAMLALGNLTDPRIRTRALEALADPEEALYPAAVRLLARNTDARDLVLLTGLFRDIQARNEESQVYTFSVHFRDYAKGNPELPLTPLLLSIYENTPSSFTRRTYVELLLSRNDAPPWLLTECRYDCDEETRSHVAERL
- a CDS encoding GNAT family N-acetyltransferase; amino-acid sequence: MSPSKLSLEQAVEVFVEGFCVTRSFTHPFVAERLGPSLWRLHDAPRKRPRDPYRNEELIAWELPPLEVDRLAQAHAQGRYLICYLLPEGTDDRAMRAEFKALGYRLGSTEPFFVHDLAALPTHTTPFPVSPVTTPEQLDALTKAAGRRQLLPEFLTQDPPPMRGYIAEDTAVPQLVGWVSRVAAAGCGWCHSMFVLPAYRRQGIARALLAQMLADDRACGATASVLLASHSGALLYPTVGYRQIGTLYLYNPPRPRTS